GGGTAAATTGAGCGGGAAACATCACCGACTGACGGGTGCGGGAAATCGTCACAAACCCATCTTCTAGGGGTTGTCGGAGAAATTCTAAAACATCCCGTTTAAACTCCGTTAGCTCATCCAAAAACAGAATTCCCAGGTGAGATAGGGAAATTTCTCCTGGACGAGGAAAGCTACCACCCCCCACTAAAGAGGGTCCAGATGCGGAATGGTGGGGACTGCGAAAAGGGCGATCGCACACTAAAGAACCACGATTTTTCAATAAACCTGCCACGGAATGAATTCGCGTCACTTCCAAAGCTTCGGCAAAGGCAAGGGGTGGTAAAATTCCCGGTAATCTCCTTGCCAACATGGTTTTACCACTTCCCGGTGGTCCCACAAAAATTAAATTATGCCCTCCAGCTGCGGCAATTTCTAAAGCTCGACGAGCGTGTGCTTGTCCCTTCACATCCATTAAATCTACGCCATTCCAGCTACTAGCCATCAAGGAGGCAGTCCCGTCTAATTGTATCGGTTTGTAACGTCCCGGCTGATTCAAAAACTCCGCTACCTGGGAGATATTTTCAAAGGCGTATACATCCAAACCCTTGACCACTGCGGCTTCCTGAGCATTATCTGCGGGGACAACCAAGCCAGTAATCCCCATTTTTTCCGCAGCTGCGGCGATCGGTAACACCCCAGCGACAGCGCGCAAACTGCCATCTAGGGACACCTCACCTAAGAATAAATAATCACCAAGTAAATCTGCCTTTACCTGCTCAGAAGCCGCGAGAATGCCCACACTAATAGGTAAATCAAAGCAAGGTCCCTCCTTACGTAAATCCGCAGGAGTCAAATTAATTACTATTTTTCGCATGGGAAAGGCAAAGCCAGCATTTTTCAGAGTTGCCTTCACCCTTTCCTTCGATTCTTGAATTGCCGCATCCGGTAAACCTAAAATCACAATTCCCGGCAAACCCCCGGAAATATCCACCTCCACACCCACCTTTACCGCATCCACACCAACAATAGATGCACTCCAAACCCTAGCTAACATATTTGACTAAACCTTAAATATAAAACTTTTAATAATTAATTCCTAATCCATAATTTGTAATACTCGCTCCGCAACAAGGAAGCTAGATAATGTCTCTTGTTCCCTGCTCCCTGCTCCCTGCTCCCTGCTCCCTTCGGGAGAGCTATGCTAACGGGAGAGCTACGCTAACGGGAGAGCTATGCTAACGGGACAGCTACGCTAACGGGACAGCTGAATTGCAAGCATGTTTACGTAGCAAAGCTCAGGCTAACGTAATTAAAAAATAATAATTTTATAATTATTTCAACCTTATAGATATGTTTGATAATTTTAATCAATTAGTGTGACATAGGGTATTTAAATAGAGAAACTCCCAACAAAAATTCTATACAGACAAATTGTTTGCCACACCAATAGATATACGGAAAAATAATCTATAATCCTGTCGTCAAGGGCAATTACACCTACAGAATCTGGATAATATGCTCACTTAATAATGGGCAAAAAACTTTTGTCTAGAATTACGTCTAAGGTGAATGAGAAACGTCTCTTATTTGCTCACAACAGGCTGTATTAATCTGTTTGACTATCGCTCTCTTCCTGGGGAAATTCCTGTTCTAACAAATCTGTTTGGGTGGAGTAGATTGAATCAGCTTGGGAAATGACTTTCTCAGAGGCAAATTGTTGAGCAAAGGCAATTTTTTGAGAGAGATTTTTATCTGCACCGGTGAGTAATTTGGCACGGGAGGAGCGATCGCGGTTGCGGGCAATAATTTGACTGTTACGCCACTGAATCCAAACATACCGCCCCAAAGGAATCGCTAAAAACCCAATACCATAGGCTAAAAGTAGCCAGTAAACAGCTTGTACTAAGGCAACTAACCCACCCAGAGAAGCCGCGATCGCCCCACCCCGTAACAGAGAACCTAAAACTAATGCTCCCACCAAATTGACAGCACCCAAACCCGCACTCAGCATAATTTGCCCAGAACTAGCGGCACTAAATTTCCAGAGAAATTCTTCCAAATAACTAGAGATTTTTTCCGGATTTTTTTGCTTGGCACTCACCTGTAAATCTGGAAAATAGTAGACTAATTGTCCTTCCTGACTCACCTCTGGTTTACCATTAAACCGAGTTAAGACTGGCAACATATAGTCTTCATATTCCTGTTGAGATTTCTCTCCTAAATTATCTAAATAAGGTGCAATTTGCTCCGCGACTACCGCACCACGATTCTGTCTAATTACTTTACCAATTTCTCGCCAACGTCTGTTTTCCAATTTGCTATTCGGATTACCATCGCCAAATAAAAATGAAAATACTGCCTCTAAGAAGTTAAAATCACTTTTTTCCCGTGTCTTTTCTCTATGCTGGTAACCATAATCGGGGCTAAAATACCAGAATAAATCTGGAAAATAGAAAAATCCACCCCAATTACCTCCCCTATCATTATTGTCATCTCTGTCAGAATTGAGAGAAATAATAATAACCAGAATTGTCAGATAAATGATGGCAATGGAGGCAATCAATAATACACCGAACGAAATCCGAATCAGATAGAATAAGACTTGCCAAATTTTCTGCCACCATTCCTGCAACTGCAAACGCAAGTATTTATTGCGTAAAATATCACGAAAATTTTGGGGAAATTGGAAAACAATATCACCAGATTCCGCAACCTGTAAATGTCCACTAGCCTCAGAAGCGAGTACTAATAAACCCTGACTTGCTAATTCCACATTCAACCCAGCTTGAGCCGCAACATCCCCTACAGTCACACGGTAGCCCAACTTTTCCACAGCTTGCATGATGGCGGGATTTGGAGTCATTGCTCACCCCTCCTAACTTAAAATATGATTCCTTCTCCTTCAAGTATAAATATTGATTTGAGGAAAAGGGGAGCTTCTAGGGAGAAAAGGGCAAGATTAATAAATTAATTGATAATTCTCACTAACTTGCTATTGTATAGTGCTACGTTTTTTTATACCTCTGTTCATAAATGAAGATAATACCCACCCTACCTTCTCCCCTATGGAAATCTTTCATACAAAATTTATGCAATTCCCAACTTGATTAATTAAAAAACAATGATTATAAATAGACTATTTACTATTATCAAATATAAATAATAAAGCAATAAATTAAAAATATTGATTATCTCTGTTGAGAATATTTTACCAGCCTTTATTATCGAATATGCGGAATTGGTATCTGAATCATAAATTCTGTTCCTCTTCCCAAGTTAGATTTGCAATCTATTTTCCCTCCATGCTGTTTGACAATAATTTGATAACTACTTGACAACCCTAAACCCGTTCCTTTTCCTACTTCTTTAGTTGTGAAAAAAGGGTCAAAAATTTTTAATCTGATATCTTCGCTCATTCCTTTCCCATTATCGGCAATACTAATTAATGCCCAATCATTAATTGCTTCAGTACGAATATGAATTTGAGGAATATATTGAGAATTAAGACACAGATAATCCGAATTTATCTGACTTTTATTGTTTTGAATAATTATCTCTTCTAAAGCATCGATAGCATTGACTAAAACATTCATAAAGACTTGATTTAACTGACCAGGATAGCATTGTATCAGTGGCAATTTACCATAATCTCGTACCACTTTAATTTCCACTTCGTCACTAGATATCGATTTTAAGCGATGATTTAAGATGACAAGAGTATTATCAAGACCTTCATGAATATTCGCAGTTTTAAACTCAGCCTCATCTAATCGGGAGAAGTTTCGCAGAGAAATGACTATTTTTTGGATACGCTCTGCCCCCGTATTCATGGAAGAGAATAATTCCTGAGCATCTTCGGCAATAAAATCTAAATCAATTTTATGAATAAATTGTTGAATTTCTACGGGTAGGGGAGAAAAATGTTCTTGATAAAGAGATACCAATTCTAGTAAATCTTCCAAATATGCTTGTGCGTGGCTGAGATTACCATAAATGAAATTTACGGGGTTGTTAATTTCATGGGCAATCCCAGCAACCATCACCCCCAATGCTGACATTTTCTCAGATTCTACAAGTTTTAATTGTAGTGATTGCAGATTTTTGAGAGCTGTTTCTAGTTCCTCTCCTCTTTTTTCTAGATCAGATTGGGATTCAGATAATTCTTTAATGACATTTTTGAGAATAATTTCTCTTTCCTCACTAGCATCCTCCAATTGTCGGCGATCGCGCTCTGAGCTTTCTAACTTTTTTTTCAGTACTCGCACCTGTTTTTCTAATTCTTTGAGTTTGATTTCCTCTTCTGTAGATGCCATACATCCTACTTAGTACCCAATAGTAGTGTAATAAAAGTTTCCTGATGAAAGTAAGTAGAACTATTTGGTTCTAGGGGAGCAAATTCGCCGTAGGTATAAAATCCACAGATGGGTATATTTTCTGGGAGAGCACCTTTGACAAGTTGATATTCTTCTTTGGCTTTTGTACCTAATAACCAGCGACGACAGCAGCAGGAAAACAGTAAAACTGCTTCTGGTTGTGTACCTGTATAGCTTGCCAAAGCAGCTTTTAAGGAAGTTTCCGCAGCCGCGACCACTTCATCTCTGCTAATATTTGTAACTTGGACGATCGCCTGTTCGGGAATATCTCCCAGAAAATTAATACTTCCTAATTCTGCATCATAGGTATTGGGAACACGCATATAATAGCGATCGCTATCTCCTTGATAAACAGCAAGGGGATGTTCCGCATTTGGTGGGCGATCGCCGAGGTAATGTTGGTAAAATTTTAGGGCTGGTTCCCCATCAACTTCATACAGTACAGTTCCTACTGCCTTAGTCACGATACTTCTACGACCGATAGGTTGCCAACCACAACCAGTACCATAGGAAAAATGGATATCTCCAGAAAAAATTAAAATAGGTAAAGCATCTGTTAAAACTTCAGACTGGAAAAATTGATAGGTTTTTTGAAAATGGAACTGATCTCCAGCAGTACCCCCAACAATGGGAAATTCTTCCCCTAAAGCTATCTTTAATCCTCTGAGAATGGCTTCACCACTAGTTGTGGAACCATCTTCTATGTAACTCGCAGGCAAGGGAATACACAATTTTGCCTCCGTACCAGTTTTTTCCTTTGCCTGTTTTACTGCTTGCTGTGCTGCCTCTACAGGATTTTTCTGGACTCCATAACCTACCCCAGCAGCAATTTTTACAGTGTCGGAGGCAAATAACATCAATGTTAAGGAATCTTGCTGAAAGCCTAAATTAGAAGAAATTTCTCCATCTGTAGTACAACCAATCAAATCGATCCCCGGAAAAACTCGATTGATATATTCAAGAATCAGACTATGTTCAAAATCAATCGCGGCAAATAAAATACCAGCCTGGGGAGTTATATCTCCTAGTTCTGTGAGACACTGGCTGACAACTTCCTCTGCTGCTCCTAAAGAATCTGGATCATCGCTATGACCGACAACAGTCTTAAACATACCTTTCTCCATCGCAAAAATCAGAACATGACTATTTAGCTTTATCCAACTCCCAAAATGGGATGTAAAGTCTATTGTCAAGAGCTAGGATTGAAAAATAGTAACAACTATTTGACACCACAAGTATTGTTCCCGTTTTGATGATGAAAATTAACAAGCCAGATTCACGAAAGTAGTTATCATCAGTTTGTTTACGACAGGGTAGCTGAATCAGGTGAAGGGAAGTTTTCCGTTGCTACACCTAGGATAACAGCAGGAAAATCATTTCACATTTGTGCAATACCAAAATCTTGAGAGTATCTCTGCATTCCGGGAATATTTTGATTGCGATGCAATAGAAAAGGCTAAAATCTAAATATTGCCCCTTCTCCGTGGTTGTGATTTCTACTTTTTGACTGCGATCGCCGCTTCGGCGGAGCGTAGCTCTATCGCCACACTGGTATACTTCTACCTGAGCTAATTCATCAAAAAATATAATTTCTCAAAACTTGAAAACTTACAAATCAAATATTGTGTTACTAATTTTAGGGATGATTTATCATTTTCAGAGTAACGTCGCGTAAGTAGAACGGTTTCAATAATTCATGTTATGTCATTGCAAATCAAATGTTAGCTTCGCCATATTACATGAGCGTGTAATATATCCTTTAGTATTTAGAAATTGCAAGGGATTTACTGATTTTACATTCTGTTACATATAGAGGTTTATTTCCACCTATTTACTTATCAACCTACTGGATACACGATAGAACATTCTATATTTAATTATGCTTAACTACTTAACGCCTCAAATACTATTGCTAGACGTACAAATATTTAATTATTCATATATTCAATAATATAGAACTTACGTAAAAGCCACGGCATTACGTTATTACATTTGGGTAGCATCTCCGGAACGGATGAACGAAGCAACTTAATCTCCCAAAGTCTTGGGATTGCTTCCCTGCACTGTGTTTCTGTCGCAATCACAATTTTTGCTGACGTAAGTCCTGCAATAGATAATTTGCTGTACCTTGATGAGAATTGCATGAGAATTTTCTCATGATTATTTTAATTATGATAATATTAAGATATGATTATGAAATATCTCAGTACTTACACAGAAGTAACAGGAATTCCATTATTTCGTGGACGCATCCAAATTTTCTCCCAGGGTATCTAGCACTAGGGAACTTGAGAATCTCTCAGTTACTTTCCTTCGGGGCGCTAAAGTGTTGTTCAGGGTGGCAACCAGGTAGTTATACCAATTATTGATGAAGGTAAATATAATTTGCTCTCCCTAGTTCTGCCTTTTTGAGGGGAATTAAAAATTGGACGATTACTTATTAATAGCATCAATGCCAAATTAGCTAATTTAATGAGAGCAAAAATAGATGATTATTTTATTTTTACACCAGCTTTTCAGGTGTAGGGTATGTTTTCACAATCTTAATCATACAGAAAATTTCGGTATATGATTCCATCATTTTACGGTTAGCACAACCTCAAAAAGGAGAGATTAGTGGATAAAGCAAGAACAAAAATAGATGAATTAATTGCAGAATGCTTAGTACAAGCAGGACTGATACTTCAAGAACAATTAGAATATGCGAAAAGACAACAACAGAAGAGTGGAAAACTTTTAGAAGATATTTTTATACAACAAGGTTTAGTGACAAAAGATAAAATTCTTTATTTTGAAGACATTGTCACTCTCCCATTAGTTAATCATTCTAATTTAGAGATGTCAGGTGATTCACATTACCACAATCTGAACTATCTAATTTCGGCTAAAAGTTTCTTGAAGACTCTTTTGAAAATTATATTTTTTTTAATTATTGCTCATCTGACAACACAGTTACTTCAACGATTTACCCATGACTTTCCTCTGCGGGATAGTTTCGTGAAGTTATTTTATTTGGATGGAGAGTTGAATTTTCCGAGTTTGTATTCGGCTTTTGCATTGCTGTTTTGCTCTCTAATTCTCAGCGTAATCGCTTCTATTAAGAAGAAGCAAGATGATATTTATACTATTTATTGGCAAGGTCTATCAGTAATCTTTAGTTTTTTATGTTTTGATGAGTTAGCTAGTCTACATGAAAGACTGGTAGAACCAGTGAGAACAACACTAATACAAAAGGTTTTCTTTACTTCGCGTGGGTGATTCCTGGTACTATTGGGGTACTGGTTTTATTGCTTGTGTTTTCCAAATTTATTATTAATCTGCCTCGAAAAACCCGAAGTAATTTTCTTGTAGCTGGTTTAATCTATTTAAGCGGTGCAATTGGTTGTGAATTAATTGGTGGTTATATACTTGATAGTCGGATGCGTGGTATATTTTACTTAATCATAATAACCCTAGAAGAATCTCTAGAAATGCTAGGGATTGCTGTATTTATTTACGGACTTTTATCTCACATTAGTTATTGCACTTCTGGTACTATGTTAACAATTAAAGTTCCAGGGGAAAAGTTACGACGATATAATTATCTTCCTTAATCTGGAATTTATCCCTGTACGCAGTTTCTACCAATTCTCTAAAATCAGGTAAACTCTGCAAACCTCGAACCCCAAACCATAGATATCTTTCTCAATTACGTTAGCGTGACTCCTCGATAAACGAGACATTAGGAATTACAAATTATCAAATGAGATGGGGCGATCGCCCCACCTAAAATAATGCGTTTACAAATCAGGAGGTAGGATGACGTTATCAATAGCGTGAATCACACCATTGCTAGCTTTCACATCTGTAGTTATAACCTTAGCATCG
The Calothrix sp. 336/3 DNA segment above includes these coding regions:
- a CDS encoding YifB family Mg chelatase-like AAA ATPase, which produces MLARVWSASIVGVDAVKVGVEVDISGGLPGIVILGLPDAAIQESKERVKATLKNAGFAFPMRKIVINLTPADLRKEGPCFDLPISVGILAASEQVKADLLGDYLFLGEVSLDGSLRAVAGVLPIAAAAEKMGITGLVVPADNAQEAAVVKGLDVYAFENISQVAEFLNQPGRYKPIQLDGTASLMASSWNGVDLMDVKGQAHARRALEIAAAGGHNLIFVGPPGSGKTMLARRLPGILPPLAFAEALEVTRIHSVAGLLKNRGSLVCDRPFRSPHHSASGPSLVGGGSFPRPGEISLSHLGILFLDELTEFKRDVLEFLRQPLEDGFVTISRTRQSVMFPAQFTLVASTNPCPCGFYGDTVQSCTCSPRQREQYWAKLSGPLMDRIDLQVAVNRLKPEEITQASTGEPSAVVRERVLQARERARVRFQEEVNLRCNAQMQSRHMQRWCKLDDMSRVLLENAIKKLGLSARASDRILKVARTIADLAGDENLQVSHIAEAIQYRTIDRMQ
- a CDS encoding FIST signal transduction protein, whose translation is MFKTVVGHSDDPDSLGAAEEVVSQCLTELGDITPQAGILFAAIDFEHSLILEYINRVFPGIDLIGCTTDGEISSNLGFQQDSLTLMLFASDTVKIAAGVGYGVQKNPVEAAQQAVKQAKEKTGTEAKLCIPLPASYIEDGSTTSGEAILRGLKIALGEEFPIVGGTAGDQFHFQKTYQFFQSEVLTDALPILIFSGDIHFSYGTGCGWQPIGRRSIVTKAVGTVLYEVDGEPALKFYQHYLGDRPPNAEHPLAVYQGDSDRYYMRVPNTYDAELGSINFLGDIPEQAIVQVTNISRDEVVAAAETSLKAALASYTGTQPEAVLLFSCCCRRWLLGTKAKEEYQLVKGALPENIPICGFYTYGEFAPLEPNSSTYFHQETFITLLLGTK
- a CDS encoding sensor histidine kinase, translated to MASTEEEIKLKELEKQVRVLKKKLESSERDRRQLEDASEEREIILKNVIKELSESQSDLEKRGEELETALKNLQSLQLKLVESEKMSALGVMVAGIAHEINNPVNFIYGNLSHAQAYLEDLLELVSLYQEHFSPLPVEIQQFIHKIDLDFIAEDAQELFSSMNTGAERIQKIVISLRNFSRLDEAEFKTANIHEGLDNTLVILNHRLKSISSDEVEIKVVRDYGKLPLIQCYPGQLNQVFMNVLVNAIDALEEIIIQNNKSQINSDYLCLNSQYIPQIHIRTEAINDWALISIADNGKGMSEDIRLKIFDPFFTTKEVGKGTGLGLSSSYQIIVKQHGGKIDCKSNLGRGTEFMIQIPIPHIR